The Microcystis panniformis FACHB-1757 region TGGGAAAGGGAGGAAGATTGATAAACTTCGGCTGCCACCGCTCCTGATTTGAGAGCCAGTTCGATGAGTTGTTGCGGATCGATCGTCATGGTGATAGTTTTTGAGATGATAGCTATCTGATTATCTCAAGCCCTGGCGCTTCGGCGCAAACAAGATAGCAGCGGCTGATAAGACTGCGGGGAATTAAGAAATTTTTGCTTATTCATCGATATTTTTGAGCAAAGTTGACATCCTCGCCGCCCTAAAAGTGCGGCGATTCCTAAACCTCACGATTTAAGTTTCTGCTTCCACCACCGTCGCATACCACAGTTAAAAAACCATGTACTGTCTTACACAGAGTCCACAGACTTTCGCCCCATTTCAGAAGCCCGATTCCCTGTGTCCCACGGTACGTTGACCGCCTATAGCTTCTTGTACTTGTTGCGCGCGACTTTTTACCCGGCCAAGCTTTTCTGGTCGGAACCCCCTAAGCCGAGTTTTCAAGGTGCTGCGCCGTCCACTTGGTTTTCGAGACTGGCCTTTTAATTCTAACGTAAAGCCAACCTAGAACGGCGGGGTTTCAGACCCAAAATTTCCGATGATCAAGTGGGCAATGAAGTTATCATAGAATCGATCGAGAGTCAAAAATATGGATACTCCCACCTAGAGAGGCCGAAAAAATGACGATTGCCAAAAGCGACGAAACTGCCACCTCTCCGGCACTGATAGAAGAAGATTTCGAGGACTTCTGGGAACCCCCCCCACCCCCCACAGACTTAATTTTTGATGATGGTGAACCCTTGGAAAGCAACCGACACCGCATTGCCATGAATGTCCTGATTCGCTCCCTACAGCAGGGTTATGGCGAACGAGACGACTTCTACACTGGTGGCAATATGTTTATTTATTTCAGCCGCGAACAGGCGAAAAATCGCGATTTTCGCGGGCCAGATTTCTTTGCTGTCCTCAATGTCGATGGTACGAGAGAGCGACAGGGTTGGGTAATTTGGGAAGAAGAGGGACGTTATCCTGATGTTATCGTGGAATTAACCTCTCCTAGTACCGCTAAGACTGATAAAGTGCGAAAAAAGGCAATTTATGAGGGAACCTTCCGCACGCCGGATTATTTCATCTACGATCCTTTTGATGGCAATTCTTTACAAGGATGGCATTTAGGGGCCGACCAACGTTACCATTCTTTAGAACGAAACGAGCGCGGCTGGTTATGGTGCGAAACCTTAGGCTATTGGTTGGGAACTTGGGAGGGTACTATTGACCGAGAAACGGCAATCTGGGCCAGATTTTATGACTCGGAAGGCAATTTAATCCCCTTGCCAGAAGAAGCAGCACAGGAGCGAGCGGCTGCAGCACAAGAGCAATTAAATGCTACTCAGCAAGCTCTGGAAGCGGAAAGACAGCGTTCTCAACGGCTGGCGGCTCGTTTGCAGGAAATGGGGATAGAGCTATAGTATAGCTGTATTTGTTTAGGTGAGGAGGTAAACTACTGGTGTTCCTCCTCGCTTAAAGTCGGTTAATTTCTCCTTTCACGGT contains the following coding sequences:
- a CDS encoding Uma2 family endonuclease, which gives rise to MTIAKSDETATSPALIEEDFEDFWEPPPPPTDLIFDDGEPLESNRHRIAMNVLIRSLQQGYGERDDFYTGGNMFIYFSREQAKNRDFRGPDFFAVLNVDGTRERQGWVIWEEEGRYPDVIVELTSPSTAKTDKVRKKAIYEGTFRTPDYFIYDPFDGNSLQGWHLGADQRYHSLERNERGWLWCETLGYWLGTWEGTIDRETAIWARFYDSEGNLIPLPEEAAQERAAAAQEQLNATQQALEAERQRSQRLAARLQEMGIEL